TCAATACAAAGGCAAAGACATTCACTATGTGATCAAGTCATCGTAAAGTCGTTCTGATTAGAGTTCCACACTTAAAAAGGATAGCATTGTATAAAGATCAGGCGCAAATAAGATGTGAATAACAAAGTTTAATACGGAAACACAAGAAGATAGGGCAAAGACACACTCACTCGTCAAGACAAATCTACAAACTTTAAAGATAGATCAGAGATTGCAGCTAAAGACATGAAAAGCACAAAGTCCAACCAAACAAACTTAACAATGACAAAGGCAAACCTAATCACTGCTGCTGATTATGTGGATTAGGCGGCGGTGGCCCAGGACGCGGCGGAGCAAACCCTCCAGGAGGAGGCTGCATTCCAGGGCGAGGAGGCCCAGGCGGTCCCTGCATCCCATGAGGTGGTGGAGGCCCCCTCATCATCCCACCAGGCGGAGGTCCCATCGGTCTCTGCCCATACGGAGGCGGAGGTGGTCCTCCCATCCCATGAGGCGGCGGTCCAGAAAACTGCGGCCTCATACCGTAACTCGGCGGAGGACCTTGCGGAACGCCTCTCCCCATCGGAGGAGGACCACCACCAAAAGCCGGAGGAGGCGGGAGCATCTGCCCAGGAGGCCGCATCACAGGAGGACGAGAGATCTGAGGCTGCATCATCCCCGGAGACGGCCCACCAACTCCACGAACAGGCCCAGCAAGCCCAGGCTGAGCTTGAACGAGAGGCCCAGTAGGCACTCCACGTCCAGCAGCACGGCCCACTCCAGGCCCAGCAAGAGCCACTGCAGAGCCAGCCTTGGCACGAGACTCTTCAGGAGGAGGCGGTCCTTCCACCGTCATGGAGATAACCTCTTCGCCTCTGAGAAGAACCAACCCTAGCGTACGGCGATCTTCCCTCTCTTCGTTGATCTTCTTCCCTTTCGCCGGAGGGAGCTTGCGGAACTCCTCGCAGTCGCCGAGGACGAGGTTCATGTGGCGATCGAAGGCCATGAACTTCCCCACGAGCTGCCTTCCGTCTTGGATCGTTACTCGCATCCTGTAGTTTACGAACTGGAGCATCTTGGAGCTCTTCGACATCGACATTGTCGCCGATTAAAAAGGTGGACACCCGCGGCGCGGTTGAGAAGATATTTTCGGACGACGAATCTAGTACGCCGGAGGAGTGGAGACGAACAGATCGAGATTATCGAGATGCCGAAATTTCTAGGGTTTATAATTGAATGCACCTCTTCACTTGCTTATGGGCTTGATTCATAATGGGCCCTTAACATAAGATACTGCCATATTAGGCTCAGTAGACAAAATATTAAATAATTAATCTATACTATTAAAAAAAAGGATTTTTAAAATTCACCCTTTCATTTAACCCAACCTTTTATATAAAACTAAATATCATAATCTATTCTACTAAAACAGCAGCGTGATTCATTGATAAAAGTTGGGTCCAACAATTATTTTTCCCAAAAACTAATTATTTCATAACTGCTTATATTAAATGACTAACCACGTTCTTTGTCGATAACAAAATCAGTTATGTTTCTTCATTCACAACAAAGTTCGATTCAATGATATACCTTTTAGACCTGATCAGAACACGCCCATGGTGATCGATTCTCTGGCTATTATACATTCCATGGTCGTTCACTATGTTGATTTGTCATTATCAGACAAGAAAATCGGGATCTTCAAAGTAACTAACATTTTGGGTTTTAAAAGGTTGAAATCAGATGTTTTGTAATGCATTACAAGTTTAAGGCATAACCAACAAGAAAAACGTATAAATTGATCAGTTATGAAAGTATGGTGGCCATTGAAATGTTGCAGAGAATTCTAAAATATTCTTGGAGAAGATGGAAAAAAATTACAAGAATGCCATATTAACTCATTTACATGTGATTTAACTTAAAGTTAGTGAAGACCATATTAACTCATTTACATGTGATTTAACTTAAAGTTAGTGAAGACCATATTAACTCATTTACATGTGATTTAACTTAAAGTTAGTGAAGACCATATTAACTCATTTACATGTGATTTAACTTAAAGTTAGTGAAGACCATATTAACTCATTTACATGTGATTTAACTTAAAGTTAGTGAAGACCATATTAACTCATTTACATGTGATTTAACTTAAAGTTAGTGAAGACCATATTAACTCATTTACATGTGATTTAACTTAAAGTTAGTGAATATTAAATTATATTAAATTAATATTAAATAATATGATTACAAAAAAATACAAATAGAAAAAATAAAACAAAAATAAAACAAAAATATATTTAACGGCGTGTCACAATCTAGTCTGCCTTTATTATAGCAACATAATTGTGGGACACTTACATAAAATTCATTTGGTTTTACTTTTTAACCGATCACTACTCTTAAGTAATAAGTTATTACTAATCAACGTTGAAAAGTCATACAACAACGTTGATTTCTTTTATTTTTATTTTTTTAATACTAATTACTTCTTATTTCTTTTTTTCTCAGATTACCTATACAAAACAGGTTAAAGAAAAAAAGAAAGAAAATTTAACATGATACAATGCAAAAAGGATACAATTTTGAATGTCATACATAATTACATTACCTATTGTATGTCAAAAAAATTAATGGCTTAAATACCGCATACAATATTTTATTTTCTAATTCTTATTAATGGTTTAAATACCTATAAATTAAAATGCTTAACATTGATACAATTAATTTACTTAATATGACAAATTAAATAATTTATTCATTTTTATGTACTATTATAAAGTGTAGTAGAAGTTTAATCAATTAAAAATATATATCATAAGATTTTTCTGGATTTTTCATGTGTTAATAGGTGCCGGTTCACATGTTAATGGCGGGTTTTTGAAGTTTACCATATTTCGAATTAATAGATTTTTATTAAATCCGAATTTTGTAGAAACATATCAGTTGGTATAGCCTCAAATAGAATACTAAATGAAGAACGCAAACCAATCTTGATTGTATATAGTCACCGATTTTATTGGTTTGACTGCCGGTCCGGATTAGATATAAAAACACTGCTTATATCGTAATTCGTCTATAAACCAAATATTTATTCACTAAAAGGAGTTACACAACTTGTAAAATTATAATGCTTTCTTTACACAATTTATATGTAGATGCATTATTAGTCCTGATCATTCAGTTTTGGGTTGAGTATTTTGGTTTTGGTGTTTTGGTTTTAGAATTTAGGAACCGTTCATGTATTTACAAAGTTTAGTTTTATTTCAGTTGGGTTATTTTAGCTTTTGATTCGGTTCAGTAGCAAAGCTAGGAACCAAGTAATATGTAAAAGATTGGGTCCAATTTAGTTTCGATTGGATTCTGGTTCCCTGTGTAATTATGGATTTATAGATAAAAAAAATATCATATAATTTGGCATTTTCAGTTTAAATATCAGGTAATTCGGGTTTTTGGATAAAAAAATATTGAATAATTTGAATACTTTTAATATTTTGAATAAAAAATATTTGAGTAATTTAGTTTTCGGGTAATTCGGTCTATAAATAGTATTTTAAGATATTTGGTTGTTTAGAAATTAAATATAATTAATATAAGTACATAATTTTTATTTTAAAAATGCATGCACTAATTTGGTTCTCGATTCAGTTTTAACTTTTCAGTTCCAAAGATATATGATCTGCTTAGTTATTTAAAAAATTCAGTAATTTTGTTTTCGGTTTTTTCAGTTTGATATAATTCGGCTCGCGGTTCTGGATAAATATGTCAAACCTATACACTATCTTATATAAAATTTTATTTAAAAATTTATTTAATTTCGAAAACAGGCCCGCGCTTGAGCGCGGATTAAAATCTAGTTTATATATTAAAAATACTTTTTATAATGAATCTGAGATTAAAATATAATTTGGAATAAAATATGAGCACTCTTTTGTTAAAATATAATAATTTCAAATCCAACAAATGAATTTAATTAATTATTTTAAAAACTAAAATTTTCAGAAATTTTAACACAGAAATTTTTAAATATACTTAAATTCATTTTGAAAACTAATCAATTATTAAATTTTTATAACTGGATAACATATGATTTAATCATAGTAAAATTATCTAATCTAATATATTAAAATATAATAATTTTGAAAGCTAACAAGTGAATTTTTATTATTAATTTAAATCTATAAGTGTTTCAGATTTGTCTTTGTAATTCTAACAAAGAAATTTTCAATTCAACATAATTCATTTTGAAAACTAATCCATTATTAAATTCTTGTAACGGAATAAAACATTATCTTAATTATGATTCATAACTTACAGAGTTAATAACACATGATTTCAACATAAATTTTAAAATCATAAAATGAAAAACACTGTATAATACGAATTTCAAAATCTATAAAAATACACAAAACAATAAACCCCAATAAAACAATATTTATTTCATCAACTATCAAAGTCACTGATTAACTCTTACATCCCACTATATAAAAGCGGCTATTTTTAAGCTTCCTAAAGCTATCCACATGCTCAAAATAATCAGGCCAATCAAATTGCCACGTCACTGCCGGATTGGGCTTGAAATTTTTTTTAAAAAAATTATACGAATCCAGTTTGGCCCATCTCGAAGCCCGAGCATATTCCCGTGTTCATTCTGTTCCTAACCCTAAGCGCCGTCTCATTCTGTTCTACACATCTCTCTCCTTCAACATCCAACCTTATCACCTCCTCATTCCTTCGTCGATTCTCTTCCTCTCCCCTACCTCCTCCCGCATAACGCCTCTGATGAGAGCGCTAGCACTTCAATGTGCTCTCATAAATCCCCCATTCAAGATCCCTATGGACCCTCCACTTCCCCTCTCCGGCTCGCTGATATCTAGATCCCTATATATATTCTTCTCACTCTTACCACAGATCGTAAAATTCAGAGTCTTATCATGGCGAAAAACACTGCAAATCTTTCCGGCGAAGCTTCTTCTCCTCTCCTCTTTCGACATGTTTCACCAGGACCCGGTGATTCGACCTTGCAGTTTAGGCTTCTTCATTTCTGGGAAGCTCGCAAGAATGTCAAAGGAGGACCCGACATCCTTCTTGGGATCGAGATGCTTATGATTGATTCGGAGGTATATCTTCATGTTTCCTTATGCATGTCGTTTAAGCTTCTGGAATACACGAACAGTAAATTGTTTAAGCGTTTTTCAAAAAAAAATTGAACATTGTGTTGAGATGAAATTATATAGGCATATCTTCATAAAAGCTAAATTGATTGGTTAGAGATGAAATTATATAAGCGTCTGTTGATAAAAAAACTTATGGTTGGGTCCTGTCTTATTATGCATTTCGTTTGCGTCTGTTGATAAAAAACTTCATTGATTGGTTCCTGTCTTATTAGGCGTATCTTGAAAACAAACGTGACTGATTGGTTTGAGATGAAATTATAAAGGCGTATGTTTTAAAAAAACTTGATTGTTTGGTTTCACATCATATTAGTGTATTTTTGATTTGTCTTCATGTTCAAATGATATTAGCGTATATTTG
This sequence is a window from Brassica oleracea var. oleracea cultivar TO1000 chromosome C1, BOL, whole genome shotgun sequence. Protein-coding genes within it:
- the LOC106308303 gene encoding small nuclear ribonucleoprotein-associated proteins B and B', with the translated sequence MSMSKSSKMLQFVNYRMRVTIQDGRQLVGKFMAFDRHMNLVLGDCEEFRKLPPAKGKKINEEREDRRTLGLVLLRGEEVISMTVEGPPPPEESRAKAGSAVALAGPGVGRAAGRGVPTGPLVQAQPGLAGPVRGVGGPSPGMMQPQISRPPVMRPPGQMLPPPPAFGGGPPPMGRGVPQGPPPSYGMRPQFSGPPPHGMGGPPPPPYGQRPMGPPPGGMMRGPPPPHGMQGPPGPPRPGMQPPPGGFAPPRPGPPPPNPHNQQQ